One genomic segment of Brevibacillus laterosporus LMG 15441 includes these proteins:
- a CDS encoding helix-turn-helix transcriptional regulator, which translates to MNKNARLQALSTFLKNQRAKISPESVGLVAGVRRRTPGLRREEVAQLAGVSTTWYTWLEQGRDITVSKSVVDAIATALQLTVDEQKYLHSLALGAGPVISKNTGEITEIPPSLQKILQELRFCPTIVSNSRSHILGWNAAASHVFLDFNQIPYEERNLLGLIFTRKELQRLAVNWEHFASGFLAIFRASYGQYVEDEWYSQFVEKMKTVHPDFQRLWEQSEVSSAPEVYIEFRHAKAGKMLFHLTSLQVQGSGDLRCSIYTPVPQSTTEAKLRKLMEEVL; encoded by the coding sequence ATGAATAAAAATGCCCGACTTCAAGCACTTTCTACCTTTTTAAAAAATCAAAGAGCAAAGATTTCTCCCGAGTCAGTTGGCCTCGTCGCTGGTGTCCGCAGAAGAACGCCAGGGTTACGCAGAGAAGAAGTAGCCCAGCTAGCTGGCGTTAGCACCACCTGGTACACCTGGCTGGAGCAAGGACGTGACATCACCGTTTCCAAATCCGTAGTCGATGCTATCGCTACTGCCTTACAGCTAACAGTGGATGAGCAGAAATACCTACATTCGTTAGCACTTGGAGCTGGACCCGTTATCTCAAAAAATACGGGGGAAATAACGGAAATTCCGCCTTCTTTGCAAAAAATTTTACAAGAGCTACGTTTTTGCCCCACGATCGTCTCGAACAGCAGAAGTCATATTTTGGGCTGGAATGCAGCAGCTTCCCATGTATTTTTGGATTTTAACCAGATTCCCTACGAGGAGCGTAACCTACTAGGCCTGATATTTACCAGAAAGGAATTGCAACGGTTAGCTGTTAATTGGGAGCATTTTGCTAGTGGCTTTTTAGCTATCTTCCGGGCCTCTTATGGGCAATATGTCGAGGATGAATGGTATAGTCAATTCGTAGAAAAAATGAAAACCGTCCATCCTGATTTTCAGCGGTTGTGGGAACAGAGCGAGGTCAGCTCTGCGCCGGAGGTTTACATTGAATTTAGACATGCTAAAGCGGGAAAGATGTTATTCCATCTTACCTCCTTGCAGGTTCAGGGCAGTGGGGACTTACGCTGTAGTATTTACACCCCTGTGCCACAGTCTACGACGGAAGCTAAGTTAAGGAAGCTGATGGAGGAAGTGCTATAA
- the fabF gene encoding beta-ketoacyl-ACP synthase II, with amino-acid sequence MERVVITGMGVVSPMGNQVESFWSNLVQGTSGISYIDTFDTSKYKTKFAGVVKDFDADSIFGRKEARRMDRFSQFALVAAEQALIDSGLVLDEIDLERLGVYVGSGIGGIQTMMGQEQIRKERGPDRVSPLLVPMMIANMASSMISITYGAMGPSMSPVTACSIGNTAIGEAMRLIKSGGADVVFAGGTEAAITELAVASFGNATALSTRNDQPELASRPFDADRDGFVMAEGAGILILESLAHAKKRKAHIYAEVLGYGASSDAYHIVATHPEGKGAYQAMKLALQEAGVQPEQVDVISAHATSTEVGDRSETAAIKRLFGEKAYQIPVTANKSMTGHMLGAASAVEAIALVKTLQEGIIPPTINQDNQDPICDLDYIPNKARKAEMRIGMSNSFGFGGHNAVIVLRAWDSNES; translated from the coding sequence ATGGAAAGAGTAGTAATTACTGGTATGGGTGTTGTATCACCAATGGGAAATCAAGTAGAGAGCTTTTGGAGTAATTTAGTACAAGGTACATCCGGAATTTCATATATAGATACATTTGATACTAGCAAGTATAAAACCAAGTTTGCTGGGGTAGTTAAGGACTTTGATGCAGATTCCATTTTTGGACGTAAAGAGGCACGGCGCATGGATCGCTTCAGTCAGTTTGCTTTGGTAGCTGCTGAGCAGGCCCTAATAGATTCTGGCCTTGTACTTGATGAAATTGATTTAGAGCGTTTAGGCGTATATGTTGGATCTGGCATTGGCGGCATTCAAACCATGATGGGACAAGAGCAAATACGAAAGGAGAGAGGCCCAGACCGTGTGAGTCCATTATTAGTTCCCATGATGATTGCCAATATGGCGTCCTCTATGATTAGCATTACATATGGAGCGATGGGGCCAAGTATGTCTCCTGTAACAGCTTGTTCAATCGGAAATACAGCAATTGGCGAAGCGATGCGCCTGATCAAATCTGGTGGCGCTGATGTAGTTTTTGCGGGAGGGACAGAAGCGGCGATTACAGAATTAGCTGTCGCTAGTTTTGGAAATGCAACGGCACTATCTACTCGAAATGATCAGCCAGAATTGGCAAGCAGGCCATTTGATGCTGATCGTGATGGGTTTGTTATGGCTGAAGGGGCAGGTATCCTGATTCTTGAATCCTTAGCGCATGCGAAAAAAAGAAAGGCTCACATTTATGCTGAGGTGTTGGGCTATGGAGCAAGTTCGGACGCGTATCATATTGTAGCTACTCATCCAGAAGGAAAAGGTGCTTATCAGGCTATGAAGCTAGCTTTACAAGAGGCTGGAGTACAACCGGAGCAGGTCGATGTGATTAGCGCACACGCTACCAGTACCGAGGTTGGGGATCGATCAGAAACAGCGGCAATCAAACGGCTTTTTGGAGAAAAAGCATATCAAATTCCTGTGACAGCAAATAAATCTATGACCGGCCACATGCTAGGGGCAGCCAGTGCTGTTGAGGCTATCGCCTTGGTAAAGACTCTGCAAGAAGGAATTATCCCACCTACCATTAATCAGGATAACCAAGACCCTATTTGTGACTTAGACTATATTCCGAATAAAGCTCGCAAGGCAGAAATGAGAATAGGAATGTCCAATTCATTTGGATTTGGTGGACATAATGCAGTTATTGTCCTTCGAGCTTGGGATTCTAACGAGTCCTAG
- the trpS gene encoding tryptophan--tRNA ligase has translation MKRFFSGVQPSGNLTIGNYLGAIKQFVELQHEPDAEAFYCVVDMHAITVAQDPEELRRRTREIAQIYLACGVDPKQATVFIQSHVKEHAELGWLLQCASYMGELNRMTQFKDKAEGKANVNVGLFTYPILMAADILLYDTTHVPVGNDQKQHIELTRDIAERFNNKYGDTFVIPEPKIQEFGARIMALDEPTKKMSKSAESEASRIAILETPDVFKKKIMRAVTDTENSIAFDETNKPGISNLLTIYSMFADESIESLVERYHGQGYGTLKKDLVEVVTEQLSKIQQRFNEYNDVAELDKILRAGAEKASVIAEQTCNRVKDAMGLLRI, from the coding sequence TTGAAACGTTTTTTTTCAGGAGTGCAACCATCTGGTAACCTAACAATAGGTAACTATTTAGGTGCAATTAAGCAATTTGTAGAATTACAGCATGAGCCAGATGCAGAAGCCTTTTATTGCGTAGTAGATATGCATGCGATTACAGTTGCTCAAGATCCAGAAGAGCTGCGCAGACGTACACGTGAAATTGCTCAAATCTATCTAGCATGCGGTGTTGATCCTAAGCAAGCTACTGTATTTATTCAATCACATGTAAAAGAACATGCTGAGCTTGGCTGGTTATTGCAATGCGCTAGCTACATGGGCGAACTAAATCGTATGACACAATTTAAGGATAAAGCAGAAGGAAAAGCGAACGTCAATGTTGGTCTGTTTACGTATCCAATCCTAATGGCTGCTGATATCTTATTGTATGATACGACCCACGTACCTGTAGGGAACGACCAAAAGCAACATATTGAGTTAACTCGTGATATTGCAGAACGATTTAATAATAAATATGGCGATACCTTTGTCATTCCAGAGCCAAAAATCCAAGAATTTGGGGCACGTATCATGGCTCTCGACGAACCAACGAAAAAAATGTCCAAATCAGCAGAGAGTGAAGCGAGTCGCATTGCGATTTTGGAAACCCCAGATGTATTTAAGAAAAAGATTATGCGAGCAGTAACCGATACCGAGAATTCCATTGCTTTTGATGAAACGAATAAGCCTGGCATCTCGAATTTGCTAACAATCTATAGTATGTTTGCTGATGAATCGATTGAATCGCTAGTAGAACGTTATCATGGGCAAGGATACGGTACATTGAAAAAAGACCTAGTAGAGGTTGTAACTGAGCAGCTTAGTAAGATTCAACAACGTTTTAATGAGTATAACGACGTAGCAGAGCTGGACAAAATTCTACGGGCTGGTGCTGAAAAAGCCAGTGTGATTGCAGAACAGACGTGCAATCGTGTAAAAGATGCGATGGGATTATTGCGTATATAA
- a CDS encoding transglycosylase SLT domain-containing protein translates to MRQEHRKRRMGLISIVFFVVLAAIIGSGASFYKYQTVKYNVPYEKEVLAYSKQYGIDPALLAALISYETNFKHKEYQPNKLNGLILLKDTTAQVFAEIMDWKGFTPDMLANPEHAIHMGAFMISHWEKAGKTQKEIIRAFLLRNKDGQFKQDRTFQTAYEAIQKKYEQYQRLFT, encoded by the coding sequence ATGAGACAAGAACACAGAAAGAGAAGGATGGGTCTTATATCCATTGTTTTTTTTGTTGTACTTGCTGCAATCATTGGTTCAGGTGCTAGCTTTTATAAGTATCAGACTGTGAAATACAATGTTCCTTATGAAAAAGAGGTACTAGCCTATTCCAAACAATATGGCATTGATCCAGCATTACTAGCTGCTTTAATCTCTTATGAAACAAATTTTAAACATAAAGAATACCAGCCAAACAAGTTAAATGGATTGATCCTTTTGAAAGATACTACGGCTCAGGTATTCGCTGAGATTATGGATTGGAAAGGATTCACACCAGATATGCTAGCCAACCCTGAGCATGCGATCCATATGGGGGCTTTTATGATAAGCCATTGGGAAAAGGCAGGTAAAACACAGAAAGAGATTATTCGTGCTTTTTTATTACGAAACAAAGATGGCCAGTTTAAACAAGATAGAACATTTCAAACAGCATATGAAGCGATTCAGAAAAAGTATGAGCAATACCAACGACTATTCACATAA
- a CDS encoding ABC transporter ATP-binding protein: protein MQKVLQVKNASKIYGGKTNSYTALDHVSFDVQQGEFVGIMGPSGAGKTTLLNIISTIDSPTSGEILIDGSDVVKMKEDKLAMFRRTKLGFIFQDYNLLDSLTVRENIALPLALTKVKAKEIDKRVEDIAKRFGIEHILEQYPYQISGGQKQRCAASRAIVTNPSLIFGDEPTGALDSKSSADLLQCLQTLNQEEQATILMVTHDANAGSYCERILFITDGKISMELKKGTQTRKEFFQRIMDVLAELGGDMSDAI from the coding sequence ATGCAAAAAGTGTTGCAAGTAAAGAATGCTTCCAAAATATACGGAGGAAAGACAAATAGCTATACAGCATTAGACCATGTTAGTTTCGATGTACAGCAGGGTGAATTTGTTGGAATCATGGGACCATCAGGCGCAGGTAAAACTACGCTGCTTAATATTATTTCTACGATTGATTCGCCTACATCTGGGGAAATCCTGATTGATGGAAGTGATGTTGTCAAAATGAAGGAAGATAAATTGGCAATGTTCCGTCGCACGAAGCTAGGCTTTATTTTTCAAGACTACAATCTACTAGACTCGTTAACAGTCCGTGAGAATATAGCACTACCATTAGCCCTGACAAAGGTGAAGGCGAAGGAGATTGATAAACGCGTAGAGGATATTGCTAAAAGATTTGGAATTGAACACATTTTAGAGCAGTATCCATACCAAATTTCCGGGGGACAAAAACAGCGTTGTGCAGCTTCTCGGGCGATTGTCACGAATCCAAGTCTGATTTTTGGAGACGAACCTACCGGAGCTCTTGATTCCAAATCCTCGGCTGACCTATTGCAATGCTTACAGACATTAAATCAAGAGGAACAAGCGACGATTTTAATGGTTACTCATGATGCAAATGCAGGAAGCTACTGTGAACGCATTTTGTTTATTACAGACGGAAAAATTTCAATGGAATTAAAAAAGGGTACACAAACTCGAAAAGAGTTCTTCCAACGCATTATGGATGTGCTGGCTGAGCTTGGGGGTGATATGAGTGACGCTATTTAA
- a CDS encoding ABC transporter permease has protein sequence MTLFNLVLRNMRRNMKSYLIYFVSMIFSIVIYYTFMSLQFNTQIAEVSGGDPYVKKAFEFSSGLLLLFVAIFMVYSNSFFTRKRKKEVGLYSLLGVRKRQVGMMLFFENLFLGVGALIVGIILGGFLSKAFLSLLVYLMNIDMQVNFEIPLEAIKQTATVFFVLILFTSLQGYILIYRFKLIELFRAEQEGETVPKGSVILALFSVFLIGSAYFLAATFMNYFDVFVAFYIIGGTVLGTYILFHYFMIFYFKRARKNKRSFYNGLSMVSKGQLLYRIKGNATALATITVVSTITICAVGTAATFYFNVNDVTAQGNPYSYSYHKDGKEWNNEVEKAFANAKDKNPIQLETEVPYIVVKTQDEKKAGFSLQYFTSEGMYLLGQSKYNELAKAMNRESVEVKPGEMVIMDGFYDKMFQSDILNKQVSYKLGDQVKTLTLVDAKKVAVSNLGKTTFVVSDADYQAAQEFGKPYVIKNINVENQYKASELSANLHKVMPKGEKLKDFYTQYQALMETTGVMVFIGGFIGLVFMLATGSIIYFKQLTEAHNDKKYYTILHKIGATKRESKEAISKQIAFIFGGPLLLGISHSLFALNTMSAMFRMNILTPVLVSMGVYLVIYVGYYFMTVRSYSKIVLDHNNS, from the coding sequence GTGACGCTATTTAATCTCGTTTTACGCAATATGAGACGAAACATGAAAAGCTATCTGATCTATTTCGTCTCCATGATCTTTAGTATTGTTATTTACTATACGTTTATGTCCTTGCAATTTAATACGCAAATTGCTGAAGTAAGCGGTGGAGACCCATATGTAAAAAAAGCATTCGAATTTTCTAGTGGTTTGCTCTTATTGTTTGTAGCTATATTTATGGTGTATTCAAATAGCTTTTTTACTCGTAAACGGAAAAAGGAAGTTGGTCTTTATTCGTTACTTGGGGTTAGAAAAAGACAAGTTGGAATGATGCTCTTTTTTGAGAACCTCTTCCTAGGAGTTGGAGCTTTAATCGTAGGAATTATTCTGGGTGGTTTTTTATCGAAAGCTTTCTTGTCCTTACTCGTTTATCTCATGAATATTGATATGCAGGTAAACTTCGAAATTCCGTTAGAAGCAATCAAGCAAACAGCTACCGTGTTTTTTGTTCTGATTCTCTTTACATCGCTACAGGGCTATATATTAATTTACCGTTTTAAATTAATTGAGCTATTCCGTGCTGAACAGGAAGGAGAAACCGTTCCAAAGGGTTCAGTTATTTTAGCACTCTTCTCTGTATTTCTGATTGGTTCTGCCTATTTCCTAGCGGCGACCTTCATGAATTACTTTGATGTTTTCGTAGCCTTTTATATTATTGGTGGTACTGTGCTAGGAACCTATATCTTGTTCCATTACTTCATGATCTTTTACTTTAAACGGGCACGTAAAAATAAGCGGTCCTTCTACAATGGATTAAGCATGGTAAGTAAAGGTCAATTGCTATATCGCATTAAAGGAAATGCCACTGCGCTTGCTACTATTACTGTGGTAAGTACGATTACGATCTGTGCAGTTGGAACGGCAGCGACCTTCTATTTCAATGTCAATGATGTAACGGCACAGGGTAATCCGTATAGTTATTCCTATCATAAGGATGGTAAGGAGTGGAATAACGAAGTAGAAAAAGCCTTCGCAAATGCTAAGGATAAGAACCCAATCCAATTGGAAACAGAAGTACCTTATATCGTTGTAAAGACACAGGATGAGAAGAAGGCAGGCTTCTCCCTACAATATTTCACCTCCGAGGGAATGTACTTATTAGGTCAATCGAAATATAATGAATTGGCCAAAGCTATGAATCGGGAGTCTGTAGAGGTTAAACCCGGTGAAATGGTAATAATGGACGGTTTTTACGACAAAATGTTTCAAAGCGATATCCTTAACAAGCAGGTGTCTTACAAGCTAGGAGATCAAGTAAAAACCTTGACCTTAGTAGATGCTAAGAAAGTGGCAGTAAGCAATTTAGGGAAAACGACCTTTGTAGTATCTGACGCTGACTATCAAGCAGCTCAGGAGTTTGGAAAGCCTTACGTGATTAAAAACATAAATGTTGAAAATCAGTATAAAGCAAGTGAGTTGTCTGCAAACCTGCATAAAGTGATGCCGAAGGGTGAGAAGCTAAAGGATTTTTATACCCAATACCAAGCTCTGATGGAAACAACAGGGGTTATGGTTTTTATTGGTGGATTCATTGGGTTAGTCTTCATGCTTGCGACAGGCTCAATCATTTATTTCAAACAACTTACAGAGGCTCATAACGATAAGAAATACTATACAATTCTACACAAGATTGGTGCTACGAAACGTGAGAGCAAAGAGGCCATTAGTAAACAGATAGCTTTTATTTTTGGAGGGCCACTTCTCTTGGGAATTAGTCATAGCTTGTTTGCACTTAATACGATGTCGGCAATGTTTAGAATGAACATCTTGACGCCTGTATTGGTGAGTATGGGAGTGTATCTGGTTATCTATGTTGGATACTACTTTATGACTGTTCGTTCCTACAGTAAAATTGTCTTAGATCACAATAATTCGTAA
- the bioC gene encoding malonyl-ACP O-methyltransferase BioC, with the protein MPNKLHIQQRFNRKASSYNQHAIVQKQMADQLLQSFQSEFSFSQALEIGCGTGYLTQKMLAHSPSLQSYTALDLADKMLTQTEQAIRESQQFMIPTALQFICADIEEWAKTASESSHDLILSNACFQWLHYPQKTLSFLHRILQPEGHLLFSTFGPLTFHELHESYAATYANLGEKARRHILRFESCSAWTSFLKNAGFQNIKVHAYSITLYYSTVLDFLRSIKEIGATVSSPTHGLGDRRFLLPMMNYYKDMFQKDQGIPATYEIFLFTAQK; encoded by the coding sequence GTGCCAAATAAACTGCACATCCAACAGCGATTTAATCGAAAAGCCAGCTCCTATAACCAGCATGCAATTGTGCAAAAGCAGATGGCCGATCAACTCCTTCAATCGTTTCAAAGTGAATTTTCCTTCTCCCAAGCACTTGAAATTGGTTGTGGAACAGGGTATCTCACTCAGAAAATGCTGGCTCACTCCCCCTCGTTACAAAGCTATACTGCTCTCGATCTGGCAGATAAAATGCTAACGCAAACAGAGCAAGCCATTCGAGAAAGCCAGCAATTCATGATTCCAACAGCTCTTCAATTCATATGTGCTGATATTGAAGAATGGGCTAAGACTGCATCTGAATCAAGCCATGACCTGATTCTATCGAATGCTTGCTTTCAGTGGCTCCACTATCCACAGAAAACCCTCTCTTTCTTGCACAGAATTTTGCAGCCTGAGGGACATCTGTTATTCTCAACATTTGGTCCTCTTACTTTCCATGAGCTACACGAATCCTATGCTGCAACGTATGCTAATCTGGGAGAAAAAGCTCGCCGGCATATTCTTCGTTTTGAAAGTTGTTCCGCATGGACTTCTTTTTTAAAGAACGCTGGTTTTCAAAATATAAAGGTTCACGCTTATTCCATTACACTTTATTACTCCACCGTTCTTGATTTTTTACGCTCTATTAAAGAAATAGGAGCCACTGTTTCTTCCCCTACACATGGCTTAGGAGACAGACGATTTCTATTACCGATGATGAATTATTACAAAGATATGTTTCAAAAGGACCAGGGGATACCGGCTACCTATGAGATTTTCTTATTTACGGCTCAAAAATAA
- a CDS encoding alpha/beta fold hydrolase translates to MRTNETILWVPGWGMPSFIWDNWQQSLPEYHHVSVDFSQSDSPSAFYQKVEEAYFENQRKRSTPVSVVGWSLGGMLAQHLATTFPVQSLVLINTTARFVRHQTENQLGWPATSLVRMKRLVRKNRHEVLERFYQSMFPSSEKRLALEKSPILLQQCNWTEEALVAGLEILLSADCRPLLADIHCPCLLFHSLHDPVIPYAAGLELAESLPNATTLSPDYQGHYPFVADSSYLSNEIRRFLRAK, encoded by the coding sequence ATGAGAACCAATGAAACGATTCTTTGGGTACCAGGTTGGGGAATGCCGTCTTTCATCTGGGATAACTGGCAACAAAGCTTACCCGAGTATCATCATGTTTCCGTCGACTTCTCTCAATCGGACTCTCCCTCTGCTTTTTATCAAAAGGTGGAAGAAGCCTATTTTGAAAATCAACGAAAACGCTCTACTCCTGTCTCAGTTGTTGGCTGGTCATTAGGCGGAATGTTAGCACAGCATCTAGCTACTACCTTCCCTGTACAAAGTCTTGTCCTCATAAATACAACAGCGCGTTTTGTCCGTCATCAAACAGAGAACCAGCTAGGCTGGCCAGCGACTTCTCTTGTTCGTATGAAACGATTGGTTAGAAAAAATCGACATGAGGTGCTAGAACGCTTTTATCAAAGCATGTTTCCCTCATCAGAGAAAAGGCTTGCCCTTGAAAAAAGTCCTATTTTGCTTCAGCAATGTAATTGGACAGAAGAAGCTTTGGTAGCTGGGCTGGAAATTTTACTCTCAGCAGACTGCCGTCCACTTTTAGCTGACATACATTGTCCTTGTCTACTCTTCCATTCCTTGCATGACCCGGTTATTCCCTATGCAGCAGGTCTGGAACTAGCAGAGTCTTTACCAAATGCTACAACTCTTTCCCCTGACTACCAAGGTCATTATCCATTTGTAGCAGATTCTTCTTATCTAAGTAACGAAATAAGGAGGTTTCTTCGTGCCAAATAA
- the bioF gene encoding 8-amino-7-oxononanoate synthase, with the protein MNRYPQLRHELEELHRLGLTRSLRQTEYVAQSQGTWIVANGQKLLNLSSNNYLGISYDPRVLHSWEMTSQSFGAGGTSSRLVVGNFSCYEHTEKMISRWKEREATLLFGNGYMANLGCITALLDRHGAVYSDRLNHASIVDGTILSRADHYRYRHNDYEHLQYLLQKHKGNHRRNVIVTDTVFSMDGDKADVEELVRIKHDHDVFLMVDEAHAGGVYGESGAGLCHQYGVHQEVDILMGTCSKALGLYGAYVCADQVVIDYLVHTCRPLIYSTSLPPALVSAIGQSVAIVQQEDWRRKELYRKSKQFRMKLQQAGLHVPAGDSPIVPLLLGDNQTAIQFSKRLEQEGILAVAIRPPTVPENSARIRFSLMATHSDEDLAWATRKIIRTAIELGVIT; encoded by the coding sequence ATGAATAGATATCCCCAGTTGCGGCATGAATTAGAGGAGTTGCATCGTTTGGGGCTTACACGCAGTCTTCGTCAAACCGAATATGTGGCTCAAAGCCAAGGAACATGGATTGTAGCAAACGGTCAAAAATTACTGAACCTCTCTTCTAACAATTACTTAGGAATATCATATGATCCTCGGGTACTACATTCATGGGAAATGACATCGCAATCCTTTGGAGCAGGAGGCACCTCGTCCCGTTTGGTCGTTGGTAACTTTTCATGTTATGAACATACGGAGAAAATGATCAGCCGTTGGAAGGAACGGGAGGCAACCCTGTTATTTGGGAATGGCTACATGGCTAATTTGGGCTGTATCACTGCACTGCTAGATCGTCATGGAGCTGTTTATAGCGATCGTCTTAACCATGCCAGCATAGTAGATGGTACGATTTTAAGCCGTGCCGACCATTATCGTTACCGTCATAACGATTATGAACACCTACAGTATCTTCTGCAAAAACATAAGGGAAACCACCGACGAAATGTAATTGTTACTGATACCGTCTTTTCGATGGACGGCGATAAGGCTGATGTAGAAGAGCTGGTAAGAATCAAACATGATCATGATGTATTTTTAATGGTGGATGAAGCACATGCAGGCGGTGTTTACGGGGAATCAGGTGCTGGTTTATGTCATCAATACGGCGTTCATCAAGAGGTAGATATCCTGATGGGAACATGCAGTAAAGCTCTTGGTTTATATGGGGCATATGTATGTGCTGATCAAGTAGTAATTGATTACCTGGTCCATACCTGCCGTCCGCTCATTTATTCAACCTCGCTACCACCTGCTCTAGTCTCAGCCATTGGCCAATCTGTTGCCATTGTTCAACAAGAGGATTGGCGCAGAAAGGAGCTTTACCGAAAGAGCAAACAATTCCGCATGAAGCTACAACAGGCTGGTTTGCATGTCCCTGCCGGAGATTCTCCCATTGTGCCTCTGCTGCTTGGCGATAATCAGACAGCCATTCAATTTAGCAAGCGTTTAGAGCAAGAGGGAATTTTAGCTGTAGCCATACGTCCTCCAACTGTTCCCGAAAATTCAGCTCGCATCCGTTTTTCCCTTATGGCAACGCATTCAGATGAAGATTTAGCTTGGGCAACGCGCAAAATCATTCGGACAGCAATAGAACTTGGAGTGATTACATGA
- the bioB gene encoding biotin synthase BioB gives MSTSAIGSTYDWSILAQKSIAGELLTKEEALSVLQATDDELLPILQAAYQVRYRFFAKRVKLNMIMNAKSGHCREDCGYCSQSSRSSAPIEKYTILDKETLLKGAQEAITRKAGTYCIVASGRGPTERELQQVIDAVTEIKQTSSLKICACLGLLTSEQASRLAAAGVDRYNHNINTSKENYAAITTTHTYDQRTETIEHAKTAGMSPCSGVIIGMGETLEEIVEMAYTLRAINADSIPINFLNPILGTPLAHMERNTPRFCLKVIALFRFICPTKEVRIAGGRELNLGHLQPLALYAANSVFVGDYLTTAGQSIHADHQMIVDMGFEIEENAFANDHVHE, from the coding sequence ATGAGTACATCAGCTATTGGCTCTACATATGATTGGTCTATTTTGGCTCAAAAATCTATAGCTGGCGAGCTTCTCACCAAGGAAGAAGCTCTAAGCGTTTTACAAGCGACCGATGATGAATTATTGCCTATCCTGCAAGCCGCCTATCAGGTACGCTATCGCTTTTTTGCCAAACGAGTGAAGTTAAACATGATCATGAATGCGAAAAGCGGGCATTGTCGGGAGGATTGCGGATATTGCTCTCAATCAAGTCGTTCGTCAGCACCTATTGAAAAATACACAATATTAGATAAAGAAACTCTGTTAAAAGGGGCACAGGAAGCGATTACGCGAAAAGCGGGAACTTATTGTATCGTGGCCTCTGGTCGTGGACCAACCGAGAGAGAATTACAACAAGTAATCGATGCAGTAACAGAGATTAAACAAACCTCATCATTAAAAATTTGTGCCTGTTTAGGATTGTTAACATCAGAACAAGCGAGTCGTTTAGCGGCCGCTGGGGTAGATCGCTACAACCACAACATCAATACAAGCAAAGAGAATTATGCTGCCATCACTACTACTCATACCTACGATCAACGGACTGAAACAATCGAACATGCAAAAACAGCCGGAATGTCTCCTTGCTCAGGAGTCATCATTGGGATGGGAGAAACACTGGAGGAAATTGTAGAGATGGCTTACACTCTGCGAGCAATCAATGCTGATTCTATTCCCATTAATTTTTTAAATCCGATATTGGGAACTCCATTAGCTCATATGGAACGAAATACACCACGTTTTTGTCTGAAAGTAATCGCCTTGTTCCGTTTTATTTGTCCGACCAAAGAAGTTCGGATCGCGGGTGGGCGTGAGCTAAACCTTGGACACCTACAGCCTCTAGCATTATACGCCGCTAATTCTGTATTTGTTGGTGATTATTTAACCACTGCTGGACAATCGATACATGCCGACCATCAAATGATAGTAGACATGGGCTTTGAAATTGAAGAAAATGCATTTGCTAACGACCACGTACATGAATAG